In a genomic window of Flavobacterium sp. KACC 22761:
- a CDS encoding CusA/CzcA family heavy metal efflux RND transporter yields the protein MNKFIRNIIAFSLKNKAFTFFWVGLLAVAGFISFKNMPIDAFPDVTNTQIIIITQWNGKSAEEVERFVTSPIEISMNSVQKKTSVRSITMFGLSVIKIIFDDGVDDTFARLQVNNLLKNVSLPDDVEPDVQPPYGPTGEIFRYIVKSDSRDSRELLTYQNWIIDKQLRAVPGVADLNVFGGQTKTYEVGVDPIKLAKYNITPLQVYNAVNGGNLNVGGDIIEKNGQAFVVRGVGLLKSIPDIENIIVDDAGGNPILVKNVANVYESAMPRVGQTGIGKNDDAVEGIIVMRKGENAQETLALIKDKIKDLNENILPKDIKIETFYDRDNLMNFTTETVMHNLFEGIILVTCVVFLFMADWRTTFTVSIVIPLSLLFAFLCLKMMGMSANLLSLGAVDFGIIIDGAVVMVEGLFVVLDHRAHQLGMDKFNKIAKGSLIKKTGTEMGKAIFFSKLIIITALLPIFSFQKVEGKMFSPLAYTLGFALMGALLFTLTLVPVLSHILLNKNVKEKHNPFVNFWDRIVEKGFAWTFKHKSKTLIASVAILASVFFSATFLGTEFLPQLNEGALWVTAELPMSTSLPESVQTAATIRKDLESFPEVKKVLSQTGRSNDGTDPNGFGFIQLQVDLKPKSEWTRKISMDDLINQMDEKLKVHQGITYNYSQPVIDNVAESVAGFKASNAVKIYGDDLDKLDELSNEVLNKIKNIPGIKDVGILRNVGQPEISVILDREKMAAYGVTLSDAQAVLELAFGGKTATEKYEDEKKFDVRVRFLKEYRKDEVDLAELKVPTISGVKIPLKEICDLKTITGPAFIYRDNTKRFIGVKFSVRDRDLGSTIAEAQSKVNELKLPTGYTTGWTGEFENQVRASARLAQVVPISLIGIFVLLFILFGNIKDSLLVLANVPFAVIGGIIALHLTGMNFGISAGVGFIALLGICIQNGVILISEFHHNLKAKFTLEESIFMGVKARTRAVVMTALMASIGLMPAAISTGIGSESQKPLAIVIIGGLVTATILTLLVFPIIFWVFNRKKNVPIE from the coding sequence ATGAACAAATTCATTAGAAATATAATTGCTTTTTCACTTAAGAATAAAGCATTCACCTTTTTTTGGGTTGGGTTGTTGGCTGTTGCTGGATTTATTTCGTTCAAAAATATGCCAATTGATGCCTTTCCAGATGTGACTAATACGCAAATTATCATCATTACACAATGGAATGGGAAAAGTGCCGAGGAAGTTGAGCGTTTTGTGACTTCTCCAATCGAGATTTCGATGAACTCGGTACAAAAAAAGACCAGCGTACGCAGTATTACAATGTTTGGTTTATCGGTTATTAAAATTATTTTTGACGATGGTGTAGATGATACTTTTGCGCGTTTGCAAGTCAATAATTTATTGAAAAACGTTTCCCTTCCTGATGATGTCGAACCAGATGTTCAACCTCCGTACGGGCCAACTGGCGAAATTTTCAGATATATTGTAAAAAGTGACAGCCGTGACAGCCGAGAATTATTGACGTATCAAAACTGGATTATCGACAAACAATTGCGTGCCGTTCCGGGTGTAGCCGATTTGAATGTTTTTGGAGGTCAAACCAAAACGTATGAAGTTGGTGTTGATCCAATAAAACTAGCCAAATACAATATTACTCCTTTACAAGTTTACAATGCCGTGAACGGTGGAAACTTAAATGTTGGTGGTGATATTATTGAAAAAAATGGACAAGCGTTTGTGGTTCGTGGTGTCGGGCTTTTAAAATCAATTCCTGATATTGAAAATATTATTGTTGATGACGCCGGAGGAAATCCAATTCTGGTAAAAAATGTAGCGAATGTTTATGAAAGCGCCATGCCAAGAGTTGGTCAAACCGGAATTGGCAAAAACGATGATGCTGTTGAAGGAATTATCGTGATGCGAAAAGGCGAAAACGCTCAAGAAACCTTAGCCTTAATAAAAGACAAAATAAAAGACTTAAATGAAAATATTCTTCCAAAGGATATTAAAATTGAGACTTTTTACGATCGTGACAATCTTATGAATTTCACGACCGAAACGGTAATGCACAATTTATTTGAGGGAATTATTCTGGTTACTTGCGTCGTATTTTTATTTATGGCCGATTGGCGAACTACCTTTACCGTTTCCATCGTTATTCCGTTGTCCTTATTATTTGCATTTTTATGTTTAAAAATGATGGGAATGAGCGCCAACTTACTGAGTTTGGGTGCTGTCGATTTCGGGATTATTATAGATGGTGCCGTTGTTATGGTTGAAGGATTATTTGTTGTACTCGATCATCGAGCGCATCAACTGGGAATGGATAAATTCAACAAAATTGCAAAAGGAAGCTTGATCAAGAAAACTGGAACTGAAATGGGAAAAGCCATTTTCTTTTCTAAATTAATCATCATTACTGCTTTATTGCCAATATTTTCATTCCAGAAAGTTGAAGGAAAAATGTTCTCTCCTCTAGCCTACACTTTAGGATTTGCTTTAATGGGAGCATTACTTTTCACTTTAACACTGGTACCGGTTTTATCTCATATTTTATTAAATAAAAATGTAAAAGAAAAACACAACCCGTTTGTGAATTTCTGGGACAGAATTGTCGAAAAAGGATTTGCATGGACATTCAAACACAAATCAAAAACATTGATTGCTTCTGTCGCCATTCTTGCCTCTGTATTCTTTTCGGCAACTTTTTTAGGAACAGAGTTTCTTCCACAATTAAATGAAGGCGCGTTATGGGTTACTGCAGAATTGCCAATGAGTACCTCACTTCCTGAAAGTGTGCAGACTGCTGCAACGATTAGAAAAGATTTAGAAAGTTTTCCTGAAGTCAAAAAAGTGCTTTCACAAACAGGAAGAAGCAATGACGGAACAGATCCAAACGGATTTGGATTTATTCAGCTACAAGTAGATTTGAAACCAAAATCTGAATGGACACGAAAAATCTCTATGGATGATTTAATTAATCAAATGGATGAGAAACTGAAAGTTCATCAAGGGATTACGTATAATTATTCGCAACCTGTTATTGATAACGTAGCCGAATCTGTTGCGGGTTTCAAAGCTTCAAACGCCGTTAAAATTTATGGTGATGATTTGGATAAATTAGACGAATTATCAAATGAAGTTTTAAACAAAATTAAAAATATTCCTGGTATTAAAGATGTCGGAATTCTTAGAAATGTTGGCCAGCCAGAAATCAGCGTAATTTTAGATCGAGAAAAAATGGCCGCTTATGGAGTTACTTTAAGCGATGCGCAAGCCGTTTTAGAATTGGCTTTTGGCGGAAAAACAGCTACTGAGAAATATGAAGATGAAAAGAAATTTGATGTAAGAGTTCGTTTTTTAAAAGAATATAGAAAAGATGAAGTGGATCTAGCCGAATTGAAAGTACCAACAATTAGTGGCGTTAAAATTCCGCTGAAAGAAATCTGCGATCTTAAAACAATAACTGGACCTGCATTTATTTACAGAGACAATACAAAACGTTTTATTGGAGTAAAATTCTCAGTTCGCGACCGAGATTTAGGAAGTACAATTGCCGAAGCGCAATCAAAAGTAAATGAATTAAAATTACCAACAGGTTACACAACGGGTTGGACAGGAGAATTTGAAAATCAGGTTCGCGCCAGTGCTCGTTTGGCTCAAGTTGTGCCAATCAGCTTAATCGGAATATTTGTATTGTTATTTATTTTATTTGGAAATATTAAAGATTCGCTATTAGTTTTGGCCAATGTTCCTTTTGCAGTTATTGGAGGAATTATTGCGCTACACCTTACAGGAATGAACTTCGGAATCTCCGCAGGTGTTGGTTTTATTGCCTTGTTAGGAATTTGTATTCAAAATGGTGTCATCCTGATTTCAGAGTTTCATCATAATCTAAAGGCAAAATTCACTCTCGAAGAATCTATTTTTATGGGTGTTAAAGCAAGAACTAGAGCGGTAGTTATGACAGCACTTATGGCTTCGATTGGGTTGATGCCAGCAGCAATTTCAACAGGAATTGGCTCTGAGTCACAAAAACCATTAGCTATTGTAATTATAGGTGGTTTGGTTACAGCAACAATTTTAACATTATTGGTCTTTCCAATTATTTTCTGGGTTTTCAACCGCAAGAAAAATGTTCCAATTGAATAA